ATTTTACAACACAGCGCGGTGCTGCCCCACGCGGGCGTCATTACTCACGGGATTGCATCCCCATCAAGCCAGTGTGGGACACATGATGGATGACCGGGAATACGAAGGGTATCGGGGCGATCTGAACTTTAAG
The Gemmatimonadota bacterium genome window above contains:
- a CDS encoding sulfatase-like hydrolase/transferase, yielding MAERPNILLIMNDDMGYSDIGCYGGEIHTPNLDRLAANGLRFTQFYNTARCCPTRASLLTGLHPHQASVGHMMDDREYEGYRGDLNFK